In Blastopirellula sp. J2-11, a single genomic region encodes these proteins:
- a CDS encoding radical SAM protein: MPAGDLPQVVPSHLDALWFQVTGLRCNLACHHCFVSCHPKNNTFAFLSLADVESRLEEAAALGVKEFYFTGGEPFLHPQIVPILIAALAYGPVTVLTNGTVLKADWLRQLRDAEEQGIYSLEFRVSIDGFSPESNDPIRGEGTFVRAMSGVKLLVEHNFLPIITAVRTWSDAAESHIVAEFVHALKEIGYARPRIKLLPTLQIGAEESRSCGYADHDRITAEMWAGFDSTQLVCENSRVVSDRGVHVCPILIESPDSLLGKTLAQSLRPFEVSHGACFTCYQFGSICANPSSAPATGKDR; encoded by the coding sequence GTGCCTGCAGGCGACCTTCCGCAAGTTGTTCCATCTCATCTTGACGCGCTCTGGTTTCAAGTCACCGGGCTGCGCTGCAATTTGGCGTGTCATCATTGCTTTGTCAGTTGCCATCCGAAGAATAACACCTTCGCATTTCTTTCCTTGGCGGATGTCGAGTCTCGCTTGGAAGAAGCGGCGGCCCTGGGCGTGAAAGAGTTCTACTTCACCGGCGGCGAACCTTTTCTGCATCCCCAAATCGTGCCGATCCTGATCGCCGCGCTCGCGTATGGACCTGTCACTGTGCTGACAAACGGCACCGTGCTCAAAGCAGACTGGCTACGACAACTGCGAGACGCGGAAGAGCAGGGGATCTACTCGCTGGAGTTCCGCGTTTCGATCGACGGCTTCTCACCCGAGAGCAATGATCCTATCCGCGGCGAAGGGACGTTCGTCCGCGCGATGAGCGGCGTCAAGCTGCTGGTGGAACATAACTTTCTGCCGATCATCACCGCGGTTCGCACCTGGAGCGACGCCGCAGAGTCGCACATCGTCGCCGAGTTCGTCCATGCGTTAAAAGAAATCGGCTATGCTCGACCGCGGATTAAACTGTTGCCTACGCTGCAGATTGGGGCCGAAGAGTCGCGATCGTGCGGCTACGCTGATCACGATCGGATCACGGCTGAAATGTGGGCGGGATTCGATTCGACCCAACTGGTTTGCGAAAACAGTCGCGTCGTCTCGGATCGCGGCGTCCACGTTTGCCCGATCTTGATCGAGTCGCCTGATTCGCTGCTAGGAAAAACGCTCGCGCAATCTCTGCGTCCATTTGAGGTTTCACACGGCGCCTGTTTCACTTGCTATCAATTTGGATCGATTTGCGCCAATCCATCCTCGGCCCCGGCGACCGGAAAAGATCGCTAA
- the metH gene encoding methionine synthase, giving the protein MAIATPNDSKHLVYQELDKRILILDGAMGTMVQKYKLDENAVRGPQFDGFHKDLKNFTDILCLTRPEIVEQIHRDFLEAGADIIETNTFGATPVAMEEFDLSHLATDVNVAAIQLARKVVDEFNQRTPHKPRFVAGSIGPTSRTASMSPKVEDPGFRNVTFQQLVDSYLVQIAAMVEAGADLLFPETTFDTLNLKACLFAIEKYFRDNNVVLPVMASVTITDESGRTLSGQTVEAFWNSVAHFPLLSVGVNCALGADKMRPYVQELASISPAYISCHPNAGLPNEFGEYDETPEQMAATLVTFADSGWLNIVGGCCGTSPAHIKAIAEAVEHKAPRTRATPPDYTRLSGQESLTILPTSNFTMIGERTNVTGSRRFARLVREELYEEAIAVALEQVNNGANVIDINMDDALLDGEAAMARYLNLIAAEPDICKAPIMIDSSKWSVIESGLRCVQGKPIVNSISLKEGEADFLAKARLVRSYGAAVVVMAFDETGQAVEKEPKVQICKRAYDLLVNEVGFLPSDIIFDPNILTVATGIEEHNNYAINFIEACREIKQVCPGAKISGGVSNVSFSFRGNDFIREAIHAVFLFHAIKAGLDMGIVNAGQLAVYDDVAPELRELIEDVLFNRRDDSTERLVDYAETVKDRKAGGSAVSEDLSWRELSVQERLSHALVKGIDKFVVADTEESRQHYERCLRIIEGPLMDGMNIVGDLFGAGKMFLPQVVKSARVMKKAVAYLLPIMEEEKIALGEVAQDVRGTILMATVKGDVHDIGKNIVGVVLGCNNYSVIDLGVMVSCDKILAAAKKHNVDAIGLSGLITPSLDEMVHVAKEMEAAGFTIPLLIGGATTSAKHTAVKIAPAYSGTTVHVLDASRSVGVVDRLLSDEMREEFLVKNKKLQDDLVASYKKRQEVKLVSMDHARRNKFATDWSTVDIRTPSFLGVRTLPKVSLAELREYIDWTPFFMSWELKGKYPKIFEDSFVGEEAKKLFDDANTLLDKIIAEELLTANGVYAFWPANSDGDDIVLYSDESRQTEIGRMHTLRQQWERKGQKDFRALADYIAPIDSGRKDYLGGFAVTSGIGCQELASKFDADFDDYNSIMTKALADRLAEAFAEWLHARARVDWGFGVDENLSKEELIAEKYRGIRPAAGYPAQPDHTEKRLLFELLKAEDNTDIELTESLAMFPAASVSGLYFGHPQSRYFAVDRMTHEQVADYAKRKGCTLAEMERWLAPNLGYDPDEK; this is encoded by the coding sequence ATGGCGATCGCGACCCCAAACGATAGCAAGCATCTCGTTTACCAGGAACTCGACAAGCGGATTCTCATCCTCGACGGAGCGATGGGAACGATGGTCCAGAAATACAAACTGGACGAAAACGCGGTGCGCGGTCCGCAGTTTGACGGTTTCCATAAAGACCTGAAAAATTTTACCGACATTCTTTGTCTGACGCGTCCCGAGATCGTCGAGCAGATCCATCGCGACTTTCTGGAAGCTGGCGCCGATATCATCGAAACGAATACTTTTGGCGCGACCCCGGTCGCGATGGAAGAATTTGATCTTTCGCACCTGGCGACCGACGTCAACGTCGCCGCGATTCAGCTAGCACGCAAAGTGGTCGACGAGTTCAACCAGCGGACCCCGCACAAGCCGCGCTTCGTCGCTGGGTCGATCGGACCAACCAGTCGGACCGCGTCGATGTCTCCCAAGGTCGAAGACCCCGGCTTCCGCAATGTCACCTTCCAGCAGTTAGTCGACTCGTATCTGGTGCAGATCGCCGCGATGGTCGAAGCGGGCGCCGATCTTCTGTTCCCCGAAACCACCTTCGACACGCTCAATCTCAAAGCTTGTCTGTTCGCGATCGAAAAGTACTTCCGCGACAACAACGTCGTGCTGCCGGTGATGGCCTCGGTGACGATCACCGATGAAAGCGGTCGCACGCTCAGCGGTCAGACGGTCGAAGCGTTTTGGAACTCGGTCGCACACTTCCCGCTGCTCAGTGTTGGCGTCAACTGCGCTTTGGGCGCCGACAAGATGCGTCCCTACGTCCAAGAGCTCGCATCGATTTCGCCCGCCTATATCAGCTGCCATCCGAACGCCGGCTTGCCGAACGAGTTTGGCGAGTACGACGAGACGCCGGAACAAATGGCGGCGACCCTGGTCACCTTCGCCGATAGCGGCTGGCTGAACATCGTCGGCGGTTGCTGCGGCACGTCGCCGGCCCATATCAAAGCGATCGCCGAAGCGGTCGAGCACAAAGCGCCGCGCACCCGCGCAACGCCCCCTGATTACACGCGTCTTTCGGGCCAGGAATCGCTGACGATCCTGCCGACCTCCAACTTCACGATGATCGGCGAGCGGACCAACGTGACCGGCTCGCGCCGTTTCGCCCGCTTGGTTCGAGAAGAACTGTACGAAGAAGCGATCGCCGTTGCGCTCGAACAAGTCAACAACGGCGCAAACGTGATCGACATCAACATGGACGACGCTTTGCTGGATGGCGAAGCGGCGATGGCCCGCTATTTGAATCTGATCGCCGCCGAACCAGACATCTGCAAAGCGCCGATCATGATCGACAGCTCGAAGTGGTCGGTGATCGAGTCCGGCCTGCGCTGCGTGCAGGGGAAACCGATCGTCAACTCGATCAGCTTGAAAGAAGGAGAAGCCGATTTTCTGGCCAAAGCGCGACTGGTCCGCAGTTACGGCGCCGCCGTCGTCGTCATGGCGTTTGACGAAACCGGCCAGGCCGTCGAAAAAGAGCCGAAAGTTCAGATCTGTAAACGCGCCTACGACCTGCTGGTCAACGAGGTCGGCTTTCTGCCGAGCGACATCATCTTTGACCCGAACATTTTGACCGTCGCCACCGGCATCGAAGAGCACAATAACTACGCGATCAACTTCATCGAAGCTTGCCGCGAGATCAAACAGGTTTGCCCCGGCGCCAAGATCTCTGGCGGCGTCAGCAACGTTTCATTCTCGTTCCGCGGCAACGACTTTATTCGCGAAGCGATTCACGCCGTCTTCCTGTTCCATGCGATCAAAGCGGGCCTCGACATGGGGATCGTCAACGCCGGCCAATTAGCGGTCTATGATGACGTCGCGCCGGAACTTCGTGAGCTGATCGAAGACGTCCTCTTCAATCGTCGCGACGATTCGACCGAACGTCTGGTCGACTACGCCGAAACGGTCAAAGATCGCAAAGCGGGCGGCTCCGCCGTCTCCGAAGATCTCTCCTGGCGTGAACTGTCGGTCCAAGAACGTCTATCGCACGCACTGGTCAAAGGGATCGACAAGTTCGTCGTCGCAGATACGGAAGAATCGCGTCAACACTACGAGCGCTGCCTGCGAATCATTGAAGGTCCGCTGATGGATGGGATGAACATCGTCGGCGACCTGTTTGGCGCCGGCAAAATGTTCTTGCCGCAGGTGGTCAAAAGCGCCCGCGTGATGAAAAAAGCGGTCGCCTATCTGCTGCCGATCATGGAAGAAGAGAAGATCGCACTTGGCGAAGTGGCGCAAGATGTGCGCGGCACAATTTTGATGGCGACCGTCAAAGGAGATGTCCACGACATCGGCAAAAACATCGTCGGCGTCGTCCTCGGTTGTAACAACTACTCGGTGATCGACCTCGGCGTAATGGTCTCGTGCGACAAAATTTTGGCTGCCGCGAAAAAGCATAACGTCGACGCGATCGGCCTTTCGGGACTGATCACGCCCAGCTTGGATGAGATGGTCCATGTCGCCAAAGAGATGGAAGCGGCCGGGTTCACCATCCCGTTGCTGATCGGCGGCGCTACGACCAGCGCTAAACATACCGCCGTGAAAATTGCGCCCGCCTATAGCGGCACGACGGTCCATGTGCTCGATGCGTCACGCAGCGTCGGCGTGGTCGATCGCTTGCTGAGCGACGAGATGCGTGAAGAGTTTTTGGTGAAAAACAAAAAACTGCAGGATGATCTGGTCGCTTCCTATAAGAAACGGCAAGAGGTGAAACTTGTCTCGATGGATCATGCTCGCCGCAACAAGTTCGCGACCGACTGGAGCACCGTCGACATTCGCACTCCCAGTTTCTTGGGAGTAAGAACCTTACCGAAAGTTTCGCTGGCGGAACTTCGCGAGTACATCGACTGGACTCCCTTCTTTATGTCGTGGGAGTTGAAAGGAAAGTACCCGAAAATCTTCGAGGATTCGTTTGTCGGCGAGGAAGCGAAGAAACTGTTTGACGACGCCAACACGCTGCTCGACAAAATCATCGCCGAAGAATTGCTTACCGCCAACGGCGTTTACGCATTTTGGCCAGCCAATAGCGACGGCGACGACATCGTGCTGTACAGCGACGAGTCGCGACAAACCGAAATCGGCCGCATGCACACATTGCGACAACAATGGGAACGCAAGGGGCAGAAAGACTTCCGCGCGCTGGCCGACTACATCGCACCGATCGACTCGGGCCGCAAAGACTATCTCGGCGGATTCGCGGTTACGTCCGGGATCGGTTGCCAAGAACTCGCCTCCAAATTTGACGCCGATTTTGACGACTACAATTCGATCATGACCAAGGCGCTCGCCGACCGTCTGGCCGAAGCGTTCGCCGAATGGCTCCACGCGCGGGCACGAGTTGACTGGGGCTTTGGCGTCGACGAGAACCTCTCAAAAGAAGAGTTGATCGCCGAGAAGTATCGCGGCATTCGCCCGGCCGCCGGTTATCCGGCACAACCTGACCATACCGAAAAGCGGCTGTTGTTCGAATTGCTAAAAGCGGAAGACAACACCGATATCGAGCTGACCGAAAGCCTGGCGATGTTCCCGGCGGCGAGCGTCTCTGGGCTCTACTTCGGACATCCCCAGTCCCGCTATTTCGCCGTCGATCGCATGACGCACGAACAAGTGGCCGACTACGCCAAGCGCAAGGGCTGCACGCTGGCCGAAATGGAACGTTGGCTCGCGCCGAACTTGGGTTACGATCCCGACGAGAAGTAA
- a CDS encoding metallophosphoesterase family protein → MTTRIACFGGIYNNYLALEAAIADAQRRGVDQMFCLGDLGAFGPHPDRVFPLLHQHEIQVVRGNYDDSIGRGLNDCQCGYTDPRDNHFAQISYDYTLQNTSSENRAYLCTLPAEIRLEIEGRQLLLCHGSPRRTNEFLWESTTSTSFLNWLADQQQADLILATHTGIHWGRELSNRRAFVNVGVLGRPANDGRTEVWYAIISVDPHSGISWQFVPLEYDFRRLSSEMTAQRLPPEFIETIQTGWWTTCLEILPAKERRWGLY, encoded by the coding sequence ATGACGACGCGCATCGCCTGCTTCGGCGGAATCTACAACAATTATCTCGCGCTGGAAGCCGCAATCGCCGACGCTCAGCGACGCGGCGTGGATCAGATGTTTTGCCTCGGAGATCTCGGCGCATTCGGCCCCCATCCCGATCGTGTATTTCCCCTCCTTCACCAGCACGAAATCCAAGTCGTGCGCGGTAACTATGACGATTCGATCGGTCGCGGGCTGAACGATTGTCAGTGCGGGTACACCGATCCGCGTGACAACCACTTCGCCCAGATCAGCTATGACTACACGCTGCAAAACACGTCCAGCGAAAACCGCGCCTACTTGTGCACGTTGCCAGCAGAGATCCGACTGGAGATCGAAGGGCGCCAGCTTTTGCTGTGCCATGGCAGCCCGCGAAGAACTAACGAATTCTTATGGGAGTCGACCACTTCGACTTCATTTTTGAATTGGCTCGCCGACCAACAGCAGGCCGATTTGATTTTGGCGACCCATACCGGGATTCATTGGGGACGCGAGTTATCGAACCGCCGAGCGTTTGTGAACGTAGGAGTTTTGGGGCGCCCTGCCAACGATGGTCGAACCGAGGTCTGGTATGCGATAATTTCCGTCGATCCTCATTCCGGCATAAGCTGGCAATTTGTGCCGCTTGAGTATGATTTTCGTCGTTTAAGCAGCGAGATGACGGCCCAGCGACTTCCGCCCGAGTTTATTGAGACGATCCAAACCGGGTGGTGGACAACCTGCCTCGAAATTCTCCCGGCGAAAGAACGCCGCTGGGGACTCTATTAA
- a CDS encoding tyrosine-protein kinase family protein has translation MSSVDRAFIRAYGPESPAMDDPAAEYTRGVPVFPGGPTIEQLYDWKKKGLRIDLPGSPINESDLEDPEQSFEPMDPPAESTDTSVFASSAQNTAAVAAAVDRILQRVRSERQTAPPAAPRVTETPATHVRALQTPPAEPPKTEKPLAKTIAPPSGKTNDRLEWESMLAKSSTAPSLFRPQWEAPRFAWPATIEMLLERGVEGFAEVRDRLTEVGAKGKKVIAVYSFASGEGCTTLTLCLAKLLADCGLKTAIVDASDSNPELATRLGVRVEHGWEAIAAGGPTVEDAAIHSVADDLTLAPSKAKGSPEKLDQMLQSMKGSYDMILVDVGQIHEVPTKLNQVDAAMIVRDLRISDDSQVAEVVRRLGSAGVSILGVTENFVS, from the coding sequence ATGAGTTCCGTGGATCGAGCCTTCATTCGTGCTTATGGACCGGAATCGCCCGCGATGGATGATCCGGCAGCCGAATACACGCGCGGCGTTCCCGTCTTTCCAGGCGGACCGACGATCGAGCAATTGTACGACTGGAAAAAGAAGGGTTTGCGAATCGATTTACCTGGATCTCCGATCAACGAGAGTGATCTGGAAGATCCCGAGCAATCATTCGAGCCCATGGATCCGCCGGCGGAATCGACCGATACGTCGGTGTTCGCTTCGTCGGCGCAAAACACGGCGGCCGTCGCCGCTGCGGTGGATCGCATATTGCAACGCGTACGGTCCGAACGGCAAACGGCCCCGCCGGCCGCTCCGCGTGTGACCGAAACGCCCGCGACGCATGTGCGAGCATTGCAAACGCCGCCGGCCGAACCGCCGAAAACCGAAAAGCCGCTCGCCAAAACCATCGCTCCGCCGTCGGGCAAGACGAACGATCGATTGGAATGGGAAAGCATGTTGGCCAAGAGCAGTACGGCGCCGTCGCTCTTCCGCCCCCAGTGGGAAGCCCCCCGCTTCGCTTGGCCGGCGACGATTGAGATGTTGCTAGAGCGGGGAGTGGAAGGTTTCGCCGAAGTGCGCGATCGGTTGACCGAAGTCGGCGCCAAGGGGAAAAAAGTGATCGCGGTTTACAGCTTCGCGTCTGGCGAAGGTTGTACGACCCTCACATTATGCTTGGCGAAGCTGTTGGCCGACTGCGGCCTGAAAACGGCGATCGTTGACGCCAGCGACAGCAATCCAGAGCTCGCGACTCGGCTTGGCGTCCGTGTCGAACATGGTTGGGAAGCGATCGCCGCCGGCGGTCCGACGGTTGAAGACGCCGCGATCCACTCGGTCGCCGATGATCTGACGCTGGCCCCCAGCAAAGCGAAGGGATCGCCAGAGAAGTTGGATCAAATGCTGCAAAGCATGAAGGGAAGTTACGACATGATCCTGGTTGATGTCGGCCAGATCCATGAAGTTCCCACCAAGCTGAATCAAGTTGATGCGGCGATGATTGTGCGTGATCTGCGGATCTCGGATGACTCGCAGGTGGCGGAAGTTGTACGGCGCTTAGGCAGCGCTGGCGTATCCATTTTAGGCGTCACCGAAAACTTCGTCAGTTAG
- a CDS encoding glycosyltransferase family 39 protein, with protein sequence MNDSPPPFDFPLSARLFWRSLLLIALLGLCLRMLPLSESFWLDELHSAWTIAGDWNDVAGRVLQGNNSPLYFWGLKGIAAIFGDSEWTLRMPSVFCGCATLIGVAILVRHWSGSGLAGCVAALLIALDRDMIFYATEVRPYAAVQLGCLALFATTIRLWGDFTMRDAAIWALLAAVTIHLHITAGLFVAACLPPAILAAWGHAAAKRLLLMFAGLALALLPLIPQLALVYGRRENWGAFIQSGSPFEIIEILPIIPFGLLPWAIGWGLNRLFPNREAGAHRSAATPVFAMSIFATMAPIVVVWLLTYLQITPLFLRRYLMGSQAMLFVWCGLNVARIDQVCPRAVIAAALAISICCFHLPEHWTLQRRQDWRGAVAAVNQMQLPPETTLLIASRLIEADDLTQNKGQLADYCRLPIGAIYPANQRFQQVIPLAFSNPGVLQRWQLDLLEKPQTILVVTPGDHATAEILAVQLSQSIPWPSSVRILPERRGMQMLLITDANSE encoded by the coding sequence GTGAATGACTCGCCGCCACCGTTTGACTTTCCGCTCTCCGCTCGCCTTTTTTGGCGTTCGCTCTTACTCATTGCGCTGCTGGGCTTGTGTCTGCGCATGTTGCCGCTGTCCGAAAGTTTCTGGCTCGACGAGCTGCATTCGGCCTGGACGATCGCCGGAGACTGGAACGATGTGGCTGGTCGCGTACTGCAGGGCAACAATAGTCCCCTTTATTTTTGGGGGCTAAAAGGCATTGCCGCGATCTTTGGCGACAGCGAATGGACGCTGCGAATGCCGTCGGTCTTCTGTGGCTGCGCTACCTTGATCGGCGTCGCTATTCTGGTCCGTCATTGGAGCGGATCGGGGCTAGCCGGTTGCGTTGCGGCTCTGCTGATCGCGTTAGATCGAGATATGATCTTCTACGCGACCGAAGTACGACCCTATGCGGCGGTTCAACTCGGTTGCCTGGCGCTTTTTGCGACGACGATTCGGTTGTGGGGCGACTTCACCATGCGCGACGCTGCGATATGGGCGTTGCTGGCGGCCGTGACGATTCATCTGCATATCACCGCGGGGTTGTTTGTCGCCGCTTGTCTGCCGCCGGCAATCCTGGCCGCTTGGGGACATGCGGCCGCCAAGCGGCTGTTGCTGATGTTCGCTGGATTGGCGCTGGCGTTGTTGCCGCTGATTCCACAGCTGGCGCTGGTCTACGGACGACGTGAGAATTGGGGGGCCTTTATTCAAAGCGGTTCTCCGTTCGAGATCATTGAGATCTTGCCGATCATTCCCTTCGGGCTCTTGCCCTGGGCAATCGGCTGGGGGCTGAATCGATTGTTTCCCAATCGCGAAGCTGGTGCGCACCGAAGCGCTGCGACGCCGGTTTTCGCTATGTCGATCTTTGCTACGATGGCGCCGATTGTCGTTGTCTGGTTGCTGACTTACTTACAAATTACGCCGCTGTTTTTGCGACGTTATCTCATGGGAAGTCAGGCGATGTTGTTCGTCTGGTGCGGATTGAATGTAGCGCGGATCGACCAGGTCTGCCCTAGAGCGGTGATCGCCGCAGCGCTGGCGATTTCCATCTGCTGTTTTCACTTGCCGGAGCATTGGACTCTTCAGCGCCGGCAAGATTGGCGCGGCGCCGTCGCTGCAGTGAACCAGATGCAGCTTCCGCCGGAGACGACGTTGCTCATCGCGTCGCGATTGATCGAAGCGGATGATTTGACGCAGAACAAAGGGCAATTGGCCGACTACTGCCGCTTGCCGATCGGCGCGATCTATCCGGCGAACCAACGCTTCCAACAGGTGATCCCGCTCGCATTTTCGAATCCAGGCGTTCTCCAGCGATGGCAGTTAGACCTGTTAGAGAAACCACAGACGATCCTGGTGGTGACGCCTGGCGATCATGCGACTGCCGAAATCCTCGCCGTTCAATTGTCGCAGTCCATTCCGTGGCCCTCGTCGGTGCGCATCTTGCCAGAACGGCGCGGGATGCAGATGCTTTTGATTACCGATGCAAATAGCGAATAA
- a CDS encoding chemotaxis response regulator protein-glutamate methylesterase, translated as MAGKISRVLIVDDSALMRTLIADQLADAAGIEVCGVAKDGYQALEMMKQLQPDVITLDVQMPGMDGLETLDRLLALKPIPVIMVSAMTQLGGDITLDALERGAFDYIAKPTGLAQAESVMRDELVRKIRTVAGADFAKVLEVRRSRAEVRRQRRSAAGLTAKSINPPVRTKTVAPIECPCRCIAIGISTGGPPALTSLFESLPAGLPPIVVVQHMPEQFTRAFAKRLNSISQIEVKEAATGDMLAPGCAYIAQGGKHLEIRRQTRSQMRLEVFAGDPVSGHRPSVDVMMRSAAKAFGDACLGVVMTGMGRDGSEGCKAIREAGGYVLGQNEASSDIYGMNRVAFQEGNVDKQFDLQDAAQTIVRETKRVRGAPLATR; from the coding sequence ATGGCAGGTAAAATTTCACGCGTTTTGATCGTAGATGATTCGGCGCTCATGCGGACGTTGATTGCCGATCAATTGGCCGATGCGGCGGGAATTGAAGTTTGCGGCGTGGCTAAAGACGGTTATCAGGCCCTCGAAATGATGAAGCAACTGCAGCCGGACGTCATTACCCTGGATGTGCAAATGCCGGGAATGGACGGACTTGAAACGTTGGATCGTCTGTTAGCCTTGAAGCCGATTCCGGTCATCATGGTCAGCGCCATGACCCAGTTAGGTGGAGACATTACGCTTGATGCGCTGGAACGGGGCGCGTTTGACTACATCGCCAAGCCGACCGGTTTGGCTCAGGCCGAATCAGTCATGCGCGACGAACTGGTTCGGAAGATTCGTACCGTGGCCGGCGCCGATTTCGCCAAAGTGTTAGAAGTTCGTCGCTCGCGTGCCGAAGTCCGGCGACAACGCCGCAGCGCCGCCGGATTAACTGCTAAGTCGATCAATCCCCCGGTGCGAACGAAAACGGTCGCGCCGATCGAATGCCCATGTCGGTGTATCGCAATCGGGATTTCGACCGGCGGGCCTCCTGCGCTGACTTCCTTGTTTGAATCATTGCCGGCCGGGTTGCCGCCGATCGTCGTCGTTCAGCACATGCCGGAGCAATTCACCAGAGCGTTCGCCAAACGACTGAATTCGATTTCGCAGATTGAAGTGAAAGAAGCGGCGACCGGGGATATGCTGGCGCCAGGATGTGCTTATATCGCTCAAGGGGGAAAGCATCTCGAGATCCGCCGTCAAACTCGCAGCCAGATGCGACTGGAGGTCTTCGCCGGAGACCCAGTCAGCGGGCATCGTCCGTCGGTCGATGTCATGATGCGCTCGGCGGCCAAAGCGTTTGGCGACGCTTGTCTGGGGGTGGTCATGACCGGCATGGGGCGTGACGGATCGGAGGGATGTAAAGCGATTCGGGAAGCTGGCGGATACGTCTTGGGGCAGAACGAAGCAAGTTCCGACATTTACGGAATGAATCGCGTCGCGTTTCAAGAGGGAAACGTCGACAAACAGTTCGACTTGCAGGATGCGGCGCAGACCATCGTGCGCGAGACCAAAAGAGTTCGCGGCGCCCCGTTGGCGACGCGATAA
- a CDS encoding ExeA family protein: MYEDYWNLKARPFENTAIPAFYYPAESAQGTLLKLRYAVENRRGAALLTGGEGLGKTLLAQLLLEQLPEPFTPKVHVVFPYMPADQLLAYIVRELVGVEQSATSTIADSVQAIRRGLRENTRAGNHAVLVIDEAHLVADFNALETLRLLTNLETDGMLDMTLLLVGQTEILPALKRTPAFETRLAVKCMVKALTADETASYVLHRLTTAGARREIFTPEALERLHQITNGAPRRINRLCDLALLIAFAEEQSVISAEQIEAVHEELVAVSTD; the protein is encoded by the coding sequence ATGTACGAAGACTATTGGAATCTGAAGGCTCGTCCGTTTGAGAATACGGCGATTCCAGCGTTCTATTACCCGGCCGAATCGGCTCAGGGAACGCTGTTGAAGTTGCGGTATGCGGTCGAGAATCGCCGCGGCGCGGCGCTGCTAACCGGAGGCGAAGGCTTGGGCAAGACGTTGTTGGCCCAGCTGCTGCTGGAACAACTGCCCGAGCCGTTTACGCCGAAGGTGCATGTCGTCTTTCCGTACATGCCGGCCGATCAGCTATTGGCCTACATCGTGCGCGAGTTGGTGGGTGTCGAGCAATCGGCCACTTCAACCATCGCCGATAGCGTGCAAGCGATTCGCCGGGGGCTTCGCGAAAATACGCGTGCCGGTAATCACGCGGTGCTGGTGATCGACGAAGCGCATCTGGTCGCTGATTTCAATGCGCTGGAGACGTTGCGTCTGCTGACGAATCTCGAAACCGACGGAATGCTCGACATGACGTTGCTGCTGGTCGGCCAGACCGAGATCTTGCCGGCGCTCAAGCGGACGCCAGCCTTTGAAACGCGTCTGGCGGTCAAATGCATGGTCAAAGCGTTGACGGCGGACGAAACCGCTTCTTACGTGCTGCATCGTCTGACGACGGCCGGCGCACGCCGGGAGATCTTTACGCCGGAGGCGCTGGAGCGTTTGCACCAGATCACCAACGGCGCCCCGCGGCGGATCAATCGATTGTGCGATTTGGCGCTGCTGATCGCGTTCGCCGAAGAGCAGTCGGTCATCTCCGCCGAGCAAATCGAAGCGGTCCACGAAGAACTGGTCGCGGTTTCAACCGACTAG